One region of Eleutherodactylus coqui strain aEleCoq1 chromosome 5, aEleCoq1.hap1, whole genome shotgun sequence genomic DNA includes:
- the LIPG gene encoding endothelial lipase, with protein sequence MQRFYGLVWMCLLLAVPTGEASVLSEEGLLKEDTITILLEGADEDLTPKRPQIQFNARFSNNPDEGCFLDPEQDECLQNCHYNSSAKTFIVIHGWTMSGLFESWLHKLVEALQQREPHANIIVVDWMSLAHQLYPDAVNNTKLVGRETAVLIDWLQEKGNMSLKNVHLIGYSLGAHVAGFAGNHVTGTLARITGLDPAGPMFEDVAAHKRLSPDDAEFVDVLHTYTREALGVSIGIKMPIGHIDIYPNGGDYQPGCGLSDVLGALAYGNFGEAVKCEHERSVHLFVDSLINKDKESFAFQCTDSGRFKKGICLSCRKNRCNAIGYNAKKSTSKRNSKMYLKTRAQMPYKVYHYQLKMHIFNYMDEQETTEPTFSVTLVGTTNDSIPLSLNVPEEIGFNLTNTFLVYSEEDIGDLLSIKLNWEGTKQSWFSFWSSSYWFPAQNKEKELHVRRIRVKSGETQQKFTFCLKDLHESGIAPGGELVFEKCRDGWEVKSRKRVTL encoded by the exons ATGCAACGCTTCTATGGTTTGGTATGGATGTGCCTGCTGCTGGCAGTGCCAACTGGAGAAGCCTCAGTGCTGTCTGAGGAAGGGCTACTGAAAG aggacacaattactatctTATTGGAAGGTGCAGATGAAGACTTGACTCCTAAAAGACCTCAAATACAGTTCAATGCCCGCTTCTCTAACAATCCCGATGAGGGCTGTTTCTTGGACCCAGAACAGGACGAGTGCCTGCAGAACTGTCACTACAACTCATCAGCAAAGACTTTCATTGTCATCCATGGGTGGACG ATGTCTGGACTATTCGAGAGTTGGCTGCATAAACTGGTGGAGGCTCTTCAGCAGAGGGAGCCGCATGCCAACATCATAGTCGTTGACTGGATGTCTCTTGCTCATCAACTTTACCCTGATGCTGTTAATAACACAAAGTTGGTTGGAAGGGAAACTGCTGTTCTAATAGACTGGTTACAG GAGAAGGGGAATATGTCCCTTAAAAACGTCCATCTTATTGGCTACAGTCTTGGTGCACATGTTGCTGGCTTTGCAGGAAATCATGTCACAGGAACACTTGCACGCATTACAG GTTTGGATCCAGCTGGCCCAATGTTTGAAGACGTAGCTGCTCACAAACGTCTCTCACCAGATGATGCTGAATTTGTAGATGTTCTTCATACTTACACCAGAGAGGCATTAGGAGTTAGTATTGGCATCAAGATGCCCATTGGTCATATTGACATATATCCCAATGGTGGTGATTACCAACCAGGATGTGGCTTGTCAGATGTTCTTGGGGCACTAGCATATGGAA ACTTTGGTGAAGCTGTAAAGTGCGAACACGAGCGCTCAGTGCATCTGTTTGTGGATTCTCTCATTAACAAAGACAAGGAGAGCTTCGCCTTCCAATGCACGGACTCCGGTCGCTTCAAGAAAGGAATTTGCCTGAGCTGTCGCAAGAACAGATGTAATGCCATTGGTTATAATGCCAAGAAAAGCACCAGTAAAAGAAACAGCAAAATGTACTTGAAGACCCGAGCACAGATGCCATACAAAG TTTACCACTACCAGCTCAAAATGCATATCTTTAACTACATGGATGAGCAAGAGACTACTGAACCCACTTTCTCAGTCACCCTAGTTGGAACTACAAACGATTCTATCCCTCTGTCTTTAAATGT acctgAGGAGATCGGATTCAACCTCACCAACACTTTCCTGGTATACAGCGAAGAGGATATTGGTGATCTCCTGAGCATCAAGCTGAATTGGGAAGGGACTAAGCAATCATGGTTCAGTTTCTGGAGctccagttattggtttccagcCCAGAACAAAGAAAAAGAACTACATGTCCGTCGCATCCGTGTGAAGTCAGGAGAAACCCAGCAGAA GTTTACATTCTGTCTGAAAGATTTACATGAAAGTGGTATAGCTCCTGGTGGTGAACTAGTGTTTGAAAAATGCAGAGATGGCTGGGAAGTAAAGAGCCGGAAACG GGTGACCTTATAA